ACTTTTGAATTTGTCGCCATTTTTTGAAATACCCATTATTTTTTGAAATACCCATCATTTTTTGAAAtacccaccatttttaatttcccactatatttgaatttcctgtcatttttgaatttaattaatttgtataattaatttaattaatttgcatatcaatgtaacagatttacttaaATTTAATTGCGAACTTGCCATATCTAGCACCCACTGGGAGGAGGGTGGCTGATATATTGAATGAATCTGGCAACATGCAGAGTACACCAGGTTGAAGATTGTTCCCCTACTTCTACAGTCAATAatttttggtgttgccatttttttccatcagtattaGTGGTATTGATAAGTACTGTATGAGAACTCTTATTGTAAATTAGTTAAAATATGACAGGAATTTGTATGGTGGCAGAGTGTATTCCTGTTTACAACAATCTTTCACGAAACTGTCAAAATCAGGCAGAGCCATAATGAGTTGTGCGTGGCTCGTATtcctgccatcatgtattttacaccctgtttttaacgtacttcatcctcactattttaatttaaattactactgtcattgagttgctgctttgcctgactgtgaccggcgctagcagcgcgtatcgatatatctcctctcgtagtatctttgctcgactgctattacttcccggtctttGTATGTCGCAAGCGAGTTAGGGTCGCGAGTTTGGGGCTGCCAGTTAGTTGGAACACGTCTGGAGCGCAGTTCGGACCTGTCAGTCGggggttgcaatgcggcactagtgcagtcggagcagcagtgaggtatgcgtcgacatggctcgccagaCCATTGCtgccatgcatcacttgagccgggccacggtcttggtagaTTGTCGGtcagtcgtcctaccggacgatgcGTTTTAGCCCACCAATGGTTcacgagtcggctgtgtgtgtgtgtgtgtgtgtgtgtgtgtgtgtgtgtgtgtgtgtgtgtgcatgaactCCCGATTTGTCTCTGTGTGTGCCTAGTTGCTGTTGGGTATTGTTCagatcttcgtgcaagtgtttgtcaagttgtgtgtgtagttggcgttatttctactgacgactattttagatgttgtcggtatTCCGCAGGAGTCTGTCGGTTGCGGCGGACCAGGGAAGTTAGCTCCACGCAGTGCAGTCGGCCGGGTCTGCTGTcggtccctgtgcagtgtcggagcatgtgtggagctgtccgatcgctacgagcttcgtggttcaccgacccaggacgtcaaagttgagtagtggtttcgagtacccaagccacgtcgatTCATGTTGTGtgattcgtttcggtggttcgctgttggggaggttttcctgtgagcgacacggagtgtttgtattgctgaaatttagctgccatgcggtggaattatctatattggttgactacaattcaagtgcaccagcagaatttttctgccttgtggcctttagtgttccggttacctgacctggccacaaacgtaatttcaggcagtgtcctttcctaacctgttgtcgctgtccaactcagtgtgtagttttgacagcttaattcaTATACAtgtttgattgtggataattacgtccgtaTCATTTTGtgcttgagttctcatgtaccgattagtggcaagcaagtcgtttgtcagtcggtccgtggctgtgtagttgggctcaccacctgtctcacctaagtgaacgagggcagaccgaccccctggaggcttctgagcgctgttgtctttactgtctttctcaccgatgtttaattgtctgtttataatctatcatagccaatgatttaaaaaaaattctgggttttactgtgttttatgtaagtaagtttgaattccggcaagtggatatttctCGAAAGGTTATTACCATTGTGTGGTCTTTCCTTTAGtctggtttcagctacttaaaacttaaggctgaaggtttttttttttaattttggaaaattgatTGTGGGCCCTCATCCTTGGaaacttattcttaaaattacctttcaagcttaaacattgcagcTTGgagccttattcttaaaattacctttcaagcttaaacattgcgaccttctgcctttgaaaggttgtggtaatttattttaaaatcttgaaaattttattgaacgccttcagccatttgtattgcatcatatatatatttttaattattttatttttaattgtaactgcttgttCTCAGTCATTTGAAATTTACTTTGTTGATTTAAGATTTagagtttgaaactcgtagttgtaaaatttcggctatgtgccactttggttgtaaaagtgttattaaattacaataaattataattttaaagtgaaaatgaccccaaccttatttggccctttcaacaaccctaatcacctgttctgcccagcgggtttagcgggcgtctcacatAACTTGTTCTTGCAGCAATTTTATAGTTTTCCGCAGTCACTTGCTCTCGCACCACATCAGTCAAATGCCACGTGATTATTCGAGCAACACTAGAAATTTTATGGTATTCTGCGGCATGTCAGGAAATCCCAAGCTCGCTGGAACGCGAGTATAGTTTGCCCAGCCCAATTGTTGTGAAGGCCAAGGCCCAATATACGGATGTagtgttgaagaagaagaagaaggaaggaaaAGGAGAAAAATGAAACCCTACACAGGGGCCTACAAGAGCATTTCGGGTCAGTGGTGACATTACCTGAACTGATTGAGCAAACCTTCCGTTACCTGTAATCTTGGACATCACTACATATGAGGACTTTTTCCATTGAGTAATACGCCCTGCTCTAGTGAACTCGATAGTACTCATTGTTCACTTTCAGTATTACACTGTGATTGTACTGAATGAATCAATGTATTCTTCAATTCTAGAAAGGTGCACTAATTCTGCTACGTACAGTGCCGCCGCTGACCCAGAAATCTTGAAAGGGTGGAAGCCGCAGAAACAGgctgagcaacatgcacaacgaaAAGCTACACGACGAGCAAGCATTGGTGGAACAAAAAATCTTTATGGGTCTGAACAGCCTATTGCTTATGCCTCTTAGACTTCTGAGTTCCAGATAACTACAATCAAATTGAGAGAGAAGCTCTTGCCATTATTTCTGGGGCTCAAAATTTCTACGCCTTATTATATGGAGCCAAATTTCAATAAAACACTGACTAGAAACCACTCCTTGACCTTTATGGACCCAAGCTGTCTGATAAGACAGCCAACAACTTGATTACTGggccctggttcaaatggctctgagcactatggcgcttaacttctgcggtcatcagtcccctagaacttaaaactatataAACCGACGTACATAAACTTAAGtaacccatgcctgaggcaggattcgaacctgcgaccgtagcggtcgcgtggttccagactgtagcgcctagaaccggctggGGCAGATGTGGAGGAGGCTGGGCCAGACATGGAGCAGGCCGGGGCAGATGTGGAGGACGCCAGGGCAGATGTGCGGCAGGCCGGGCTGGACGTGGAGCAGGCCAGGGCAGAGGAGGCCGGGCCAGACGTGGAGGAGGCCGGGCCAGGCTTGGAGGAGGCCGGGCCAGATGTGGAGGACGCCAGGGCAGATGTGGAGGAGGCCAGACCAGATGTGCAGGAGGCTAGGCCAGACATGGAGGAGGTCAGGGCCAGTGTGGAGGAGGTCGGGTCAGACATGGAGGAGGCCAGGACAGAGCTGCTGGTGGCCGGGATAGACTTGGATGAGGCCAGGCCAGGTGTGGAGGAGGCCAGGCCAGATGTGGAGGAGGCAGGGCCAGGCAAGGAGGAAGCCGGGGCAAATGTGGAGGAGGTCAGGCCAGACGTGGAAGGGGCCAGGGCAGACGTGAAGGAGGCTGggcaagatgtggaggaggccaggCCAGATATGGAGGAGGCCAGGGCAGACGGGGAGGAGGCTGGGCCAGATGTGGAGGAGACCGGGACAGACGTGGAGGAGGCCAGGGCAGACGTGCAGCAGGCCGTTCCAGATGTGGAGGAGGCCAGGGCAGACATGGAGGAGGCCGGGCCAGATGTGGAGGAGGCCAGGGCAGACGTGCAGCAGGCGGGGCCAGACGTGGAGGAGGCCAGAGCAGATGTGGAGATGGCTGGGTCAGATGTGGAGGAGGCCAGGCCAGGTGTAGAGGAGGCCGGGCTGGATGTGGAGGAGGCCAGGGCTGATGGGGAGGCCGGGCCAGATATGGAAGAGGCCAGGTCAGGTGTGGAGGAGGCTAAGCCGGATGTGGAGGAGGCCAGGGCAGATATGGAAGATTCCGGACTAGGTGTTGAGGAGGCTGGGCCAAACGTGGAGGAGGCCGGGGAAGATATGCAGGAGGCCAGGCAAACTTAAAGGAGGCTGGGGCAGACGCGAAGGAGGCCAGGGCAGACGTGGAGGAGGCCGGGCAGACATAAAGGAGGCCAGGGCAGACGTGGAGTAGGCTGGGCCAGACATGGTGGACGCCAGGCCAGACAAGGTGGTCACTGGGGCAGACGTGGAAGAGGCCGGGCCAAATGGGGTGGGGAAAAGGCCAGATATGGAAGCAGCAGTGCCAGGCATGGAGGAGGCCGGGGCAGATGAGGTGGATGCCGGGGCAGATGTGGTGGAGGCCGTACCAGATGTGGAGGAGGCTGGGCCAGATGTGGATGATGCTGGACCAGACTTGGAGGATACCGAGGCAGACATGGAGGAGGCCCAGGGCAGACGCCGGGGCAGATGTGGAGGAGGCACATAGCCAGATGTGGATGAGGCTGAGACAGAtgtggaggaggctggggcagactTGGAGGAGGACAGGGCAGAAGTGCAGGAGGCCGGGCAAGACGTGGTAGAGGCTTAGCCAGATGTGGAGGAGGCCGGTTCCGACATGGAGGAGGCAGGGAGATATGTAGAGTAGGCTGCGCCAGATGTGGAGGTCGCTGTGGTGCTTGCTGGGGCAGATGTGGAGGAGGCCAGGCCAAACGTGGGGAGGGCCAGGTGAGATGTGGAGGTGGCCAGGCCAGATGTGGAGGAGGCCAGGCTTGACGTGGAGGAGGCCGGGCTTGAGGTGGAGGAGGCCGAGGCAGACGTGGAGGAGGCTGGGGTAGATGTGTAGGAGGCCCAGGCCAGACGTGGACGACGCCGAGACAGATGTGGAGGGGGCTGGGTTAGACGTCGAGGCTGGGGCAAACGTGGAGGACACGAGGCCAGACGTGGAAGAGGATGGGGCAGACATGGAGGGGTTTGGGGCAGAcgtggaggaggctggggcagacgTGGAGGAGACCGGGGCGGACGTGGAAGAGGCCAGGGCAGACGTGGAAGAGGCCGGGGCAGACTTGGAGGAGGCTGGGCCAGACGTTCAGGAGGCTCGGACAGACATGGAGAAAGCTGGGACAGATATGGAGGGGGCCGGCAAGACATGCTGGAACCCAGGGCAGATGTGGAGGAGGTCGGGCCGGAAGGGAGAAGACAGTGGGAGACGTGGAGGAGGCTGGGCCATACGTGGAGGAGGCCAGAGCAGATGTGGAGGAGACTGGGGCAAACGTGGAGGAGGCAGGGGCAGACATGGATGAGGCCAGGGCAGACAAGGAGAAGGTGGGGCCAGACGTTCAGGAGGCTGGGAGAGACATGGAGAAACCTGGGCAAGACATGGAGGGGGATGGGCCAGACATGCAGGAACCTGGGGCAGACATGGAGGAGGCCGGGCCAGAAGGGAGGAGACGTGGAGGAGGTGGGGCCAGATGTGGAGGAGGCCAGGGCAGATGTGGAGAACGCCAGGCCAGAGCTGAATGAGGCTGGGCCGGATGTCGAGGAGGCCTGGCCAGACATGGAGGAGGCTGGGCCACATGTGGAGGCGGCGAGGGCAGAGAAGACTGGGCCAGACATGCAGGGGCCTGGGCCATGTGTTGTGGATGCTGGGCCAGGTGTGGAGGAGGACGGGCAGGATGTGGAGGAGGCCAgtggagatgtggaggaggccaggCCAGATGTGGATGAGGCCATGGCAGACAGGAGGGGGCCGGGCCAGATGTGCTGGAGGCCACGAAAGACGTGAAGGAGGCCAGGCCGTGGGTGAAGGAGGCTTGGCCGGATGTGGAGAGGGCCGGGCCAGAAATGGAAGAGACCGGGGTAAACGTGGAGGACGCAAGGCCAGATGTAAAGGAGGACAGGCCAGATGTGGAGGAGGCCGAGGCAGACGTGGAGAAGGCTGGAGCAGACGTGCCCAGGCCAGACATGATTGAGGCCGAGACAGATGTGGAGGAACCTGGGGCAACATGGAGGAGGCTGAGCGAGAAGTGGAGGACACTGGGCCAGACTGGAGGAGACAGTGGAAGAGGTGGAAGGGCAGATGTGGATTTGGCCAGGGCATACATGGAGGATTGCGGGGCAAATGTGGAGGAGGCCAGGCTGGATGTGGAGGAGGCCAGGTCATATGTGGAGGAGGCCGGGACAGACGTGGAGGATGCCAGGTCAGACGTAAAGGAGGCCGGGGCAGATGTGGAGAAGGCCGGGCCGGTTCTGGAGGAGGGTGGATCGGATGTTGAGGAGGCTGGGCCAGACATGGAGGAGGCCAGGGCAGACGTGGAGGAGGCCATGACGGATGTAAAGGAGGTCGGGGCAGACGTGGAGGAGCCTGGGGCAGGCATGGAGGAGGCCAGACCAGATGTGTAGGAAGCCAGGCCAGACGTGGAGGAGACGGGGGCAGACTTGGAGGACGCCTGGCGAGATGTGGAGGATTCCCAGGCCAGACAAGGCCGAGACAGAtgtggaggaggctggggcagacgTAAAGGAGGCCAGGGCAGATGTGGAGGAGGCCAGGCCAGATGTGGAAGATTTTGGGGCAGAAATTTTGGGACAGATGTGGAGGATTCCGGGGCAGACATGGGGGAGACTTGGCCAGACGTGTAGGAGGCCAGTGCAGACTTGGAAAAGGCCGGTGCAGGTGTAGAGGAGGCCGAGCCAGATGTGTAAGAGGCCAGGCCAGACATGGAGGAGGCCGGTCCAGACGTTGAGGAGGCTGGGACAGACATGGAGGATGCCACCCCAGATGTGATGATTGCTGGGGCAGATGTGGGGGAGGCCGGGCCAAACATGGTGGGGGCCAGGCCAGATATGGGGGCGGCTGGGCTAGACATGCAGGAGGCCAGAGCAGACGTCGTGGATGCCTGGGCAGAGGTGGTGGAGGACATGCTAGATGGATATAGAGGAGGCCAGGCCAGATGTGGAGGAGGCCGAGGCAGATGTGGAGAAGGCTGGAGCAGACATGAAGGAGGACCAGGCCAGACATGGATGAGGCCAAGACAGATGTGGAGGAACCTGGGGCAGACATAGAGGAGGCTGAGCGAGGACACTGGGCCAGAAGGGAGGAGACAGTGGAAGAGGtggaggggcagatgtggatttggCCAGGGCATACATGGAGGATTGCGGGGCAAATGTGGAGGAGGCCAGGGTGGATGTGGAGGAGGCCAGGTCAGATGTGGAGGAGGCCGCGGCAGACGTGGAGGAGGCCAGGTCAAACATGAAGGAGGCCGGGGCAGATGTGGAGAAAGCCGGGCCGGTTCTGGAGGAGGCTGGGCCGGATGTCGAGGAGGCCAGGCCAGACATGGAGGAGACCAGCGCAGACATGGAGGAGGCCATGACGGATGTAAAGGAGGTCGGGGCAGACGTGGAGGAGCCTGGGCCAGGGGTGGAGGAGGCCGGACCAGATGTGTAGGAAGCCAGGCCAGACGTGGAGGAGACCGGGGCAGACTTGGAGGAGGCTGTGCCAGACGTGGAGGAGGCTAGGCCAGACGTGGAGGAGGCCTGGCGAGACGTGGAGGATTCCCAGGCCAGACTTGGATGAGGCCGAGACAGAtgtggaggaggctggggcagacgTCGAGGAGGCTACGGCAAATGTGGAGGAGGCCAGGCCAGACGTGGAAGAGGATGGGGCAGACATGGTGGGGTTTGAGGCAGACGTGGAGGCGGCCGGGGTAGACATGCAGGAGGCCGGGCCAGGCATGTAGTAGGCCAGGCCGGATTTGGAGGAGGACGGGCCAGACATGGGAGGAGGCCGTTTCAGACATGGAGGAGGCCGAGGCAAATGTGGAGGAGGCCGGGCCAGACATAAAGGAGGCCAGGGCAGACATGGAGGAGGCCAGGTCAGATGTGAAAGATTTTGGGGCAGAAATGGAGGAGTTTGGGACAGACATGGAGGATTCCGGGGCAGACATGGGGGAGGCTTGGCCCGACGTGTAGGAGGCCAATGCAGACGTGGAAAAGGCCGGTGCAGGTGTAGAGGTGGCCGATCCAGATGTGTAAGAGGTCGGGCCAGACATGGAAGAGGCTGGGCCAGACGTTCACTAGGCTGGGACAGACGTGGAGAGGGATGGGACAGACATGGAGAAGGCTGCGCCAGATGTGGAGGGGGCCGGGCCAGACGTGCAGGAGACAGAGGCAGATGTGGAGGAGGCTGAGCCAGATGTAGAGGACGCCAGGCCAGAAGGTAGAAGACAGGGGCAGACGTGGAGTAGGCTGGGACAGACATGCTTGAGGCCCGGGCCAGGCGTGGATAAGGCTGGGGCAGACAATGAGGAGGCCGGGCCAGACGTGTTGGAGGCTGGGCCAGTTGTGAAGGAGGCCGGGCTAGACGTGGTGGAGACCTGGTCAGACATGGAGGAGGCCAGGGCAGACGTGGGGTAGGTTGGGGTAGACATGGAGGCCCTctttttaaataattgccattatGACTTTCAGTACCGCCTGAAATCTCAACATCTGAACGCATATGCGGTACCGTTAATTTCTCTTACAACCATGATTATTTTATTACCTTTCAGTACATCTATTGTACTGTAGCAATCAACTAACATCACAAGAAAATCTTCTGGCATTGAGTCAAGAGAGAGGTCGTACTCATCGCTGCCACCAGCGCTACCCACAAACTTCTGTAGCGCAATGTTGAGCACCCTGGTCCAAGCTATAAGCTCCATAAGGTCACATACACTTGGATTTCGCTGGCCCTTTCCTCGCCGACATCTGGCTGATGATCTTTGATGTTCTCTCTGAATAACCACACAAAACGTTTACGTACTCCGCTACTCATTGCACCATGATCTTGGCCCAGTTTTCTATTTAATAGAGGATTCTGATGAATTCTCTTCTTTTTGCTACTCAACTGGCATATTCAGGTCCCCGTTCCAAAGAGCACAACACTGCAGTATAGAACAACTTACGAAAGCAATATCTGTAGCCCTAACAGTGAAGTGAACATCCTGGCATGATTCCTCTCTTCGTATCGAACCACTCCAATTTATGAGCGATCCATTGCCGAAAACTCCCCGCCATTGCCAACGCACGTTGTTAGAGCTGTTGTGCTCTGCTACACATCCACCACATCAGCCTGGTCACACACTCTATTCTGTGGGTTCGTCAGTGAGGATCCACGCCTTTCGCCATGTGCCAGCTTGGGTCCTGGCACAGTTACTACTGTGGTATCATAGACCGATATCACCCTCTCTGTCTCTCGAAGTTGGTAACGGAAACGCACGTTTCCTACAGACCCCTGAGCCAAGCCCTCAACGGCTCCGACCACGAGTGTTCTCTGCTGCCacaatatacactaaagagccaaataaGCTtgcatacctgcctaatatcgcgtagggcccccgcgagcaagcataagtgccgcaacacgacctggcatggactcaactaatgcctaactagtgccggagggaactgacgccatgaatcctgcagggtgtcTTTAAgagttcggtggggggggggggggggaatggagatctattctgaacagcttgctgcaaggcatcccaaatatgcaaatatgcttgataatgttcacgtctggggtgtctggtggccagcgaaagtgttagaagaatgttcctggagtcactctgaagcaattctggatgtCTGGGGTGTTGCGTtgcctgctggagttgcccaagtccgtcggaatgcacaatggacacgaatggatgcaggtgatcagacaggatgcttgcgtacgtgtcaccagtcagaaccatatttagacgtatcagggctcccatatcactccaactgcacacgcctcacactttAACAGTCTCCACCACccagaacagtcccctgctgacatgcaaagtccacggattcgtgagggtgtctccatacccgttcccgtccgtccactcgatacaatctgaaacgagagtcgtccgaccaggcaagagtttccagtcatcaagagtccgatgtcggtgttggctGACCCAGGagaggcacaaagctttgtgtcgtgcagtcatcaagggtacaggagtgtgccttcggctccgaaggcccatatcgatgatgtttcgatgaatggttcgcaagctgatacttgctgatggcccagcactgaaatccgcagcagtttgcggaagggttgtacttctgtcacgttgaatggttctcctcagtcgtcgttggtcccgttcttggaagatctttttcctgctgcaacgatgtcggagatttgatgttttaccggattcctgatattcatggtacattcgagAAATTGTTGCACaccaaaatccccacttcatcgctacctctgagatgctgtgtttcatcgctcgtacgccgactataacactacgttcagtaATTTAaatcttcaaataacttacgggtttgctgccgggtgacgtcgtcgaacaccacccgtaaattatttgaacattcgattcgccgggaaaagttaaggtctgacataatttaaatcttgataacctgcctttgcagcagcagtaatctaacaactgctccaaacACTTGTTgtttcttatataggcgctgccgatcgcagcgccttattctgcctgtttgcatatctctgtatttgaatactcatgcctataccagtttctttggcgcttcagtgtagaatggcTGGCGGCAGCTACACAGCCCAGTCACAGTCACAGTCTTCGACAGTCATCAGTCTTAGTCAGCCTTCGACAGTTCGCTCTTGCAGTAGTATTCAGGAGCCTCACTCTGCACAATGCTCATTAGTATTGTTAGTTGTAATAGCTGGACTTATTTGctattttttcttttgtaatgttccTTTGTAACGCTTGGAGAAAGATACAAGGTAAGTataacttctgtttactgtatttatatgTTCGCTGGTCATTTATGCTCCTGTCCACTTTTAGTACGATGATAGCTGCTGGACTGCTATTCAACccccctctccttaccattgtgtacgaagtgTTACACAACAAGTTCCACCAGCGGTAAGACGATTTTCAAGGTAGGTGGCAACAGAGCGAACCTCTATATCCACGACCATCAACGTCACTCCCACAGTAGACCCTGGCATCTAAGCGGGCAAGCTTCTCTCACTACCATTCTCCTTTTGTAGACATCCGTGAAGCCATGGAGGTGCAACCTCTGTCACTGCAGCTGCTGCTGATGCCCACCGCCGGTCCCCTAGCACAGGGCACCTTCCCGACGCAGCAGTCCGCTCCTGCTACATGCTGCAGGACCtggtggacaacacacacaccgatgtcaCAGAGGACTTGTTTCTAGACGTCTTGAGGGGGTCAAACCTGCGGTCGGAGCGCTTGGCTTAGCTACCCACCACCATCCCCTCTCCTGGTGCGCTGCTACTAGTCAGATCATTTTCTGCCTTCTGGCAATGTATGTTGTTggaagggagtgggggggggggagagggagccggtGGGGGTCTTGTATTCCAGCCTGACAGAAACTCAGGCCCCAAATCAGATATCGATAATTTTACAAGATTTTCGTAATTTGGTACCGACAGAAAATAAGTTTCTTCCTTTTATTTTGGTTTGTTGTAGTTGTTGTATTAGTATTAGGTTCCTTTTTTTTGCAGTGTCAGCATTATTTCTCATAATGTTTGTAAGTACCAGGCAGATGTAACTGACACATACACTTTGTACTATCTACAGAAATGTGGGTGGTATGGCCTATGTCAACTTCCCAGATAAGAGGTGGGAAttataaagaatgaataaaaaagatCAGTAAAAGTGAATCGATATTCACATCGCACAATCGCTGCCATACTCCGATGTCTCCTCTATCAGATGCTCACACGAAATCCTGGCCTGGGCTGGGAGGTGGTCTGAGCATGTCAAGTAGTGTCCTCCGCTATGGTGCATATCAGTATATAAGGATTGGCATTGGCTGTGCAAGAGCATGTCGGATTTTCAAGTAgcgagtgacatcgcctgaactgATTGAGGAAACCTGACATTGCTTGTGGAATTGGATATGCACTGAATTAGTACACTCAGCACTGATATTGTgtattgtgaggtaacgggcgagatgtggggccctgaaaatattctaagttcagagttagCGGCCACCGCCGGGGCTGCTCGGCAAGCTGCAGCTCGTTAGCAACCGTGTGACGCTGCACAATGGCCAGACCACGTGGTCCatcagccgcgtggctgggaattcagtggtgacgctgtgtcgatgaaagacacatgcagggagtgccaaagatggcggactttgagaAAACCTTAATGGCAGGCATTTCACAGTTATTGTACAAATTAATAGTAGTCAcaagaatcatgataccttaaaaagaaataagcacattaccattatttgcacgacgattctgatggtgtaatcagattttaaatatctttattagtttaaagttttttTTATACAAGTAATACCAGCaaggaatttccaaaatctaaatggttcatccgattttgtccatAGACGTGTCTTtaggaagctattagtgtaaacctaaattggtataaattacaggcatttaacgtgactagtacatgagttattggaggtcaaagtggccgattactatcgatcgcgtcagtccATAAGTACTACACAgttacaagaaaaaatatttactcACCAAtacctttgtttatatccgatatatactattcatgaagaaattggtcaattatttactgtgtttcagaaagcacagagacattaggctactggcttagtgctgttctattcctttgatatatgtttatttaatttatttatgtatttaataatgtttgttaGAGCGTCTTTAGggcccagccataggaatatttatttaatttcaagttatttaaatgtaaatccagtatttagaatgtgttgcagtatgtttatgactgtgcattggcttggagacaggacGGGACcgctatcgccaatcacagcgctcgttactaagggaggcgactaccgaagtgaatggaggggCAGTGCT
This genomic interval from Schistocerca cancellata isolate TAMUIC-IGC-003103 chromosome 3, iqSchCanc2.1, whole genome shotgun sequence contains the following:
- the LOC126176575 gene encoding uncharacterized protein LOC126176575 yields the protein MCRRPRPDVDDAETDVEGAGLDVEAGANVEDTRPDVEEDGADMEGFGADVEEAGADVEETGADVEEARADVEEAGADLEEAGPDVQEARTDMEKAGTDMEGAGKTCWNPGQMWRRSGRKGEDSGRRGGGWAIRGGGQSRCGGDWGKRGGGRGRHG
- the LOC126176576 gene encoding uncharacterized protein LOC126176576, encoding MRPGQTRRRWGQTFRRLGETWRNLGKTWRGMGQTCRNLGQTWRRPGQKGGDVEEVGPDVEEARADVENARPELNEAGPDVEEAWPDMEEAGPHVEAARAEKTGPDMQGPGPCVVDAGPGVEEDGQDVEEASGDVEEARPDVDEAMADRRGPGQMCWRPRKT
- the LOC126176577 gene encoding uncharacterized abhydrolase domain-containing protein DDB_G0269086-like, coding for MEDCGANVEEARVDVEEARSDVEEAAADVEEARSNMKEAGADVEKAGPVLEEAGPDVEEARPDMEETSADMEEAMTDVKEVGADVEEPGPGVEEAGPDVPDLDEAETDVEEAGADVEEATANVEEARPDVEEDGADMVGFEADVEAAGVDMQEAGPGM